tatagtatatatatggAATATATATTCCCTATAACATAATTTTAGACTGACCTGATTTCTGGATAAACCAGTCTGACGAGCCAAGAGGTGCTTATCTGCATCGCTTGGATACCTGAGAAAGAGACCAGAAAATGACATCACTCTATCTTTGCCCTAGATTcaaactaattttcttttttcttttatattaaacaatACAATCAAGTATATGCAAGAAAAAGTACAGGCTTTCTCCTCCTTTTTGCCAACAAGGGCGTGAGAATCTAAGAGACAAAAGAAAAGCTGATGATTACATTAGCATAGATCCAATTGTTTTCCTTCTTTAACTTAGATttcattttttctgttttgttttactCATAAAGCAATTGACAGAGAGGTGAAAGGTACAGAAACACTACTCTTTTGCTTTATTTCCATTTTTTCGATAACTATCACTAACAATAAAATAGCAAAATTCCACAGACACAAAACTAAAGAAAGCTGTGATGATATAACAGGAAATTAAATACTTTAACGCAATTGATTAATAAGGAATAATGAAAAgtataagataaaaaaaaaattgacttaCGGGTGGAGGAAATGCTCGAAGAGCCAAGCTCTAAGGATATTAACGGAGCGTTCAGGCAAACCGCGTTGTGGCCGCCAAGCTTCTTGTTCCATCATCCCCATTTGATGAAACGCACGTTGCTGACGCAAACTCTGTTCTAGCAAACGCAACCGCGGCGTTTCCCCTTTAGTTAATCCAAGAGAAGATATTCCGGCTGCATCTTTGTCCCCAAGAAGTTCACAGCTATGTCTAAGCTGAGCTGCCACGGCATCCTTAAGGCATCTAAAATGCCTCGACATAGCCTTTTGAGCCAATGCAGTGTATGGTATCGCCGCGCCGTGGCCCATTACAATGTCAAAAGAGTTCACAACCATCTGCATTTGCTCGCAGTAATGGTTGTACCGTCTGTCCACCTgccaacaaaataaaactatacaatATACAGTCCatacataatataatattactttatctttttttttgacaagtaaTATCCCTTTATCTTATAATCAATGTTATTTCTAACCTTTGTGCTATATATTCACGTGATTAATAATTGTGTAGAGACTTTCTCATGGGGGGGGGGGTATATTTGTGTACAAGTTCCATggaataaaatactagtatgtCACTAGTTGTGTACAAGTATATaatgataaataaacaaatgtCATTAGTTATGTTATGTTCATATGAGATAGTAAGAAAACTTAAAGGGCAGATAATATACTCCAAAAGTGTTTGTTTTCCTAGCAATAGTCCGTTTTATCGTATCCTCGagcacaaaaataaaataactccTTTAGTGAAAATAAGATAAGTCaactaaacaatataataaCTCAATTATGGGTAAAATAATTGAGTAACGTTAAGGGCTAGTTTTAGGACGTCGGAGGGAGTAGCTTACATGGAGATGGAAACGCCAGTTTAATTAATTGCAATGATTTTTCTTTGATTAATCGACTCCACCAAACTTTAAGCATCAAAATTCTCTCAACAAAACCTTTTAATACGATCCCAACACAgtaataaaatgattaaaatttaaactttctAGTATAAATGATGGTATGATTGCGTAGTCAGACTAGCAAAACGATGGAACTATGACCAATTCTAATAGATTAATAgagacaaaacaaatattaatcaATCCAGACAGTATCATGTTTCTTGTCTTTTTGTAATAACTCATTGGATTAATGGTGTATTTGACTTAAacaatatgatttttatggaATTTCATGTTATCTACGTAAAATGTGTGAATATCACTAAAAGACCAAGTCAAGAGATTGAAACCAAAGGAGTACCTCTTCAAGCATGGTGAGTAGCTTCACTTTCCTTCTTTGATGCTCAATCCGATCAGAGGCCGATAGAGGAGGATGTTCCTTACTTGCTCCGGCCGACGATGGTGaacctccacctccaccactaCTGCTATCGTCGCCAGCACTAGTATTAGGGTTTGAATTGTTcttaagtttgtttttcttagaAAATCCTCTTCCAACGCTACAAAACTCCTCCAACAACTCTTGAGCTGCCTTTGTGTACCTTGAATTTCTCAAGATAGTGACTGCTCCTacggaagaagatgaagaagcagCAGCCGGAGATGATAAGAATTGGTTTGAtacttgatgatgatgatgttgagaGGAGTCAGCAAGAAGAGTCTTGAATTCATTGAATTGATGATGAGATGATAAGTTGCTTCCATGGTAAATTTTTCTATACTCTTCGGCTTTTGCTGCTGCCTCTAAAGACGACGAGAGAGATAAGGACAAGCCTTGCCCACCGCTGTTTTCCACGTGGACGGTCCCGATCTCGGTTTGTCTGTTGTGATGATCGGAGGAAGGCTGCCACGTCAGCTGTTGGTGAGGAAGCTGATGCATAGACATAGTATTAGTGTAGCCTTGATGATGAGATGGATTTGGTAGTAACATGTGAAGAGTTGAAGAACCGTGGTGGCTCCTTGTGGATGGTGGTTGTTGCGGTGGCGGTGGATTCATTAAGAATAGCCGCATGGCGGCGGCTGAATCCGTAGCATTTATGGCCGGAATATTCTGATGTTGCTGCTCAAGTAACTGTCTATTTAACCGGAAAGATTGGGAGTGGTCAAGATCtactcctcctccaccaccgctGCTTCTGTGGAAATTAAACATCTCTGATAACATTCCGGCAGGTTCGTAGACAGGAATCCCACTTCTAGGGACTGAGGATTCCTCGTCCATCTCTCGTATCCTTTGATGTTCTTGCTTTAAATTAGGAGAATCTGATTGGTCGAATCCATTAGAGAAGTTGAAGATTTCTCCTTggtgttgttgatgatgatgataatctTGGGACATAGAAATAGCAAATATAGACTTCAACAGAACTGTAGTAGTAGGAGGTGTGTTAGGCTTTTAGCTATTCCCATATGAAGctttcaatcttcttcttcatgatatatataaatagtatatctCCTTCTGCCTCGGATCCTGTAATGATTCAAACAAATCATTTGAAACATAACTAAGAAAGAGTGAGATGATCAACTAGGTCATAtgctgttatatatatatatatatattctgatcaaaaaaatatatatatatacacacatcaACTGATGAACAAAATAACACAtacagaaatatatatttacatatctataGATATGCATGTATCAGATGCAATAGAGAGAGCAGAGACGAATAGGATACCTTTGGACTTTCCTGCatagaaaagagagagaagataaaATTGAACTTAGGTATCGTTTTctctagctctctctctctctctctggcttTCTCTTTCTGGACTCTCCTTTTCTTGTTTACTTTGTTACTAAGAGTTTGCTCAGGAACtc
The DNA window shown above is from Raphanus sativus cultivar WK10039 unplaced genomic scaffold, ASM80110v3 Scaffold0587, whole genome shotgun sequence and carries:
- the LOC108842447 gene encoding BEL1-like homeodomain protein 2, which translates into the protein MSQDYHHHQQHQGEIFNFSNGFDQSDSPNLKQEHQRIREMDEESSVPRSGIPVYEPAGMLSEMFNFHRSSGGGGGVDLDHSQSFRLNRQLLEQQHQNIPAINATDSAAAMRLFLMNPPPPQQPPSTRSHHGSSTLHMLLPNPSHHQGYTNTMSMHQLPHQQLTWQPSSDHHNRQTEIGTVHVENSGGQGLSLSLSSSLEAAAKAEEYRKIYHGSNLSSHHQFNEFKTLLADSSQHHHHQVSNQFLSSPAAASSSSSVGAVTILRNSRYTKAAQELLEEFCSVGRGFSKKNKLKNNSNPNTSAGDDSSSGGGGGSPSSAGASKEHPPLSASDRIEHQRRKVKLLTMLEEVDRRYNHYCEQMQMVVNSFDIVMGHGAAIPYTALAQKAMSRHFRCLKDAVAAQLRHSCELLGDKDAAGISSLGLTKGETPRLRLLEQSLRQQRAFHQMGMMEQEAWRPQRGLPERSVNILRAWLFEHFLHPYPSDADKHLLARQTGLSRNQVSNWFINARVRLWKPMVEEMYQQESKEREEGLEENEQEDQETKNNDKSTKTNNNESNFTALRTTTQTPTTAATPPDAGQRLRSAADINAYENDPSSSSYSNAAAAVVSNYGGSAAFSAVATCQQGVGGFDDAEMDGDNVIRFGANPTGDVSLTLGLRHAGNMPDKNASFCVRDFGGF